The Alligator mississippiensis isolate rAllMis1 chromosome 8, rAllMis1, whole genome shotgun sequence genomic sequence GTGTTATGGAACCTGTGCTTGATCTTATCCTCCAGGTGAATGACTGGCAGAATGATTGGGTGACTTTCTTTGCCACTCAGCGAATCCAGCCCCAAATGGATATGATTGAAAAGAATTCAGGAGACAGGGAAGCAAGGGAACTTTGGGCACAACTTCAGGTAAGATTACTTCATGTGTTTTAATGTATTGATGGGTaggtgggggttgttttttttctattccttttcttttattaaaatatattagttCCTGCCTTCTATTGCAATGTTCCACGGTTTGTTAGAAAAGGATGCTAACTTCCAGTGATTAAAGAACCCCCACACTGAGGTACAGTGACTTCATGCAATATCAACCAGTTCTAACTTTCTAAAATGAATGGATGCAGGGTAGCACTGTGCATTGCCACTAGGGAAGTGCTGGGTTAAGTTCACATGTGCATCTCCCTGGACTTGGGAGTGTTATGCTTATTGGAACTTACataaggcagaggcaggcaaaatatgttctgtgggctgcatccagcccaccaggcactttgaTCTGGCCTGCGGCACCCCCCAGtgaattgtaccccacccagcccttctgcccacaagggtgggagtgaggtgcctaCACCTGCCCCCAACATATTCTATTATGCCTCGCTTCCACCCttatgggcagaagggctggccccGCTAGCATGggaagggctgctgctgcaggcttccccgGCATCCCGCTCCTTCCAAACAGTAGGtaaaggagctgggggtggggttgcagctgggtgggagcacagagcgtggagctggggctggcagcagcatggagccctcgcccagtggggtggcagcagcatggagcttagctgggcagggtgtgggtgtgaggggggaGAGGTAtaggcccccccccacacacacacactactccCTATGgcgcacagccctggcaggcagcagggggcagcagcagtagtggggggGCACTCTGCTTGGCGCTGTTGTCTGGCTCCTGGCTCCGGCTAGTGctgcgaggagcacagcccccgCTGGGCTGTTTGTTTCCCTGGCACTTACCACACTcgtggggcacaggagggaagcctcaGGCACTGGAGTGAGCTGGGATGGGGAAAGTGgtacctggggcttccctcctgtgccccatgAGTGCGGGGAGTACCAGGGAAACAAACGGCCTGGCAGTGGCTACGCTTCGCACCCCCACTCGCTGCTGCGCCAtgaaggaagtgtgtgtgtggcgtGGGGGTGGGATGTCCCCACATCCttgccaccctccctcacaccctacaaaccacacacacaccccatcccctgcaagtgttGTCTGCattgactgcaggagaggacCGTGTTCCAGAGGCCAGTAtgttccagagccacacacccacacaccacacaacctcccccacacaccctgtgccccccacacagccatgacccctcacaaactccccccataccccaccatacacaaccccccccaccctcccccccccacatacagTATAggagactaagaatttatttttgagttactatgcagtcaCCTCAATATACAGTAcataaacacaaatcatgacaaaaatattttttgtaatggaattagaatatgttatagtaggtgtttgacttttagtgtatgatttgttgttttttctggttctaagatggcaacccttcccccccaaaggaggggggaaaggagagggacttctggtggcaaaggtcagaggtcagggtgggatttccagtcccaagatagcacccagggggcagggcacttgtcaagcGGCAGGGCTACCCAcacagccctcgacagctcaccaagcCTCCTTAAGCAGCCcaccacctgaaataattgcccacccttggtatAAGGGAACACATTGAGTTGTTCAGTAGCACTACCCCTTTACATAATATTTGTGTCTTCACTGAATCGATTCATTTTTAGCTACCTACTCTGTGGATCTCTACTTACGGATAATAGAAAGGTTCTTATACCTTCTCCCAGTGGGCAATGTGTCTGCATACTTGGGCAACTGGCTGAAGTTGGAGCCCTGATTGCATTACTTCTTAATACCACTGCTTCTTAAAGCAGTTACCTCACATCCTGAAACTTAAAAAACATGACAGCTTTTAATTGTGTGTAgagcagtggtcagcaacctttttaGGTTGCTGTCTGGAGTGACCCAGATCAGGTCAGAGGTAGAAAGGAGGCACTAGGacctggctgccaccactttgTTTCTCCCACTGTTGTTTTCCATCCCTGCATGCTGAAGACCTGCATCCATGAGCCAAATCAAATGGCtgtgtgggctgaatccagcccatgagccatagGCTGTCTGCTGACCCCAGGTGTAGAGCCTCTATCTTGCACTAATAGAGGCATTCCAACAACAGGATATGTGACTGGGTGACTGAACTTCAGTTGCTTGGGTCTCTGGTTCTGAAAAAGTAGAAATCATGCATGcattcttatttattttattttaaacataaaattCACCACTGTTTTCATTGCAGTTTTTAGTAATCAGTTCCTTTTGTAAATGTCTTAATTCACTTTCTGTAGTGTGTATGCAGTTTGGCTGATGATTTTAGCAACTGTTGTCTGAAGTAATCAGACCTTACCATCTTTCATCTCAAAATATCTCAATGGTACCTCTCACTTTTTCTTCCTGCAGCTGAAGATACCCAGTTTGTTCTGTGACATGGAGATCATTCCTGCTCTCCTCCATGGTGATCTATGGGGAGGAAATGTAGCTGAGGATGACTCTGGCCCAATTATCTTTGACCCTGCTTCCTTCTATGGTCATTCAGAGTATGAACTTGCAATAGCTGGGATGTTTGGTGGTTTCAACAGCTCTTTTTACTCTGCCTACCACAGTAAAATTCCCAAAGCTCCAGGCTTTGAGAAACGACTTAAGTTGTATCAGCTTTTCCACTACATGAACCATTGGAACCATTTTGGCACAGGGTACAGAGGGTCCTCTCTCAGTATCATGAGAAACCTGGTGAAATGATTTCCCACTCAAGCATAGTATCTCACTCCCTGCTTGGAAAACCCTGCATTTCTTGGTGATGCAACTGAAGTCCTAAGAGCGTTAAATAGATCCTTTGACTCCTGCCCTCTTTGCACAACCAAAGATCTAGAATTGGTGGGTTATAGTGGATCCCAAGAGTGACATTTCAGTCTTGTTGTCTTAAGATACTTGTTGCAGGAATAGTTCTAGTGAGCTTTCCAAGAAAGTAGTTAATTCCAGAGTTGCATGAAAAAGCTGACACAGCAAAACTGATGGTGCACACTTCAGTTGAGGCAgaattaattagaaaaaaaacacttgagTTCAAGTATTTTGGAAGAAAGTGATGGGGACCAGATGTGCCTCAGAGCAGGATATGTATCATTAAGTATACCCACCTGCACATAACTGAAAAAATCAGTAGGAGAGTCTCTTTAGGTATTTATGCAAATGCCCGAAAGTCACAGACTGGTTGTTCTAGTTCTTGCTAGCTTGCTCAGATTCTCTTCAGCTATGCATTCCTAGCCTTCTGTACCAAATCAGTAGGGACGCCTATACACGAAcatagaggctgctctgatgcattggaaTTCCAGTGCGTCAGATTAATCGAGTCAGCTGAAGtgtggcaattgctgtgctccagtaGCCTCCTGCGTCTTCTGTATCAGCGttcccgcacttaaaaatggtagtgggggctcTCGAACTAAAGCTCGTAGaagaagctttagttcaagcgccccagctgccatttttaagcacagggatgctgatacagaagacgcagtggtgctttaattagagcggcttttgTTGCATGTGTGAAAGCGCCCTCAGATGTTAACATGGAACCAAGGAAGGGGACCCAGGAAGTGTTTGTGGGATAGTCAGTGTTAATATAGTTCTGCAGTACTGAGTAGACTCCTCTGCCAAGTTTATTACAGTGCACTATAAAGGGACCTTTCAAACGTTCCAGCTATTTTCAGAGATTTTTATTGCATTTATTGGTATGCCCATAAGTGCCCCTGTCTGCGAGTCAAGCAGCTTCCAGCAAGTTCCTCAGAGCTGTCAAGAATTTGATTTTTGAGGGAAGCTGTTGTAACGTGGAATTTCTTCAAGCAGGGCTAGCACTGCATGTAGGCATCCTCGGAGGAGGTACTGTGCACTGTTATACATGGTTTACTTGATGTTTATTGCTATTAGTATCATCACCCCTGCTAAAAATAAGGCAAGGTAGTGCTCTCAGATCAGTGGGTGATTTTTCACATGAATTTCCCCTAATTCATACTACTGATGCCATAAAGTCGGTCTTATTTCTGAGAGCTCCCAAAACTGTACTTTTTAGCTGGTGGTACTTAGGCACTCAAGGCCAAAAACAGGTAAAATTTGGACTGTAAATGCATATAAAGATAAACTGTCTCCTAATCACCATGTCATTAAAGTATCTTAAATTAAAGCATTATGTTGCAGAATCCTAGTTGTTCTGGGTGCCTTCAGGATAGTAACACTGTAACAGTAGCTCTGCTGTTTTAGGTGTGGGCTTCCCATGATATTTTGACACCAGGACACAAGGTAGGTGAGACAAATGCATAGTTTGTAACAAGTATGTTCAATATTTTGGAGTGACTTTATtgcactaaaatattttttcactggATCTGGTGTCGTGGCTTGCTGAATTTTTCTGACCACTGGTTTTGCAGTGTATGTTGATATGAATTGGGAGCAATTTTGCAATCAACATTAATATCTCCCCAACTCTACTAGTTGTTTCATTGCTAATTAATTACTGGCTAGCAAGGAAACCTAGACCTTCCTCAGTAGCATAGTGTTTCATTCTATCCTGCTGTCTAAATATAATGTTCCTAATatataggaaaataaaatattagttTCCTAATTAATTATTGTTGTCTGTCTCTCTGTACCAGTGGATTACAGTTTACTTTTATTTCTGCCCTAACATGTTTGATGTTGAAATTGCCTCCTAAATCAAGGGGGGGGAGGTAGTGAATGCTGGAGGGTTTTGCATAGTGGACCTGGTTAGATCCTCCaatctttaaattatttttcaaggTCAACAAAATACATTTGGCACTTCTAGGTTGAACCAGATTGGAGATTCAGTTACAAAagttagttgtttgttttttttcaaatgtgaacTCTAAGAAAATTTTGGAATTGCCCAAAACTAAAAACTAAATCTAGAATTAAACTCCATGGGAAAGTTTCACCTTGGTATCGGAGATTATATATAATTCCAGGAAGATTAACTTCTTCCTGGAGAAGGTAATGTGAAGAGGTTAAAAACTTGGCTTATAATGGAGAGATGTTCAACCCTTAATGTGAACCCTTCTCTGGCAAGTCTGGAAGAAAGTTTCACATGAGGGATGTGTTACTATGCCCCAGTGTTAAAAACGAACAATGAGAAGCTTTATTACTATACCTGGGAACTATAGGCATGGATCAGAATGCTACCACACTAGGAGCTACACAAACACAAGACAAAAGATGGTCCTTTCTCCATAAGTATAATAGAGGGTAACGGATAACAAAGGCCAACTAACAAGGCAGTGTAACAAGTTGATAAAAGCACTAGCTTCTGACAGGTTTTTCTAAATGGCATTTACCACCCAGTTCCCAAATGCACGACCAGTGTAGCTGTTATCGGCAGATGTGCACGTTATCTTCAGACTTACATGGTTGCTAAACAAGATCAAACACTGCAAGGACTGGCCAAATCTAGCTGGCAGCAGACTTCTAACCTCCAAGATTTGTGATTCTCTTGTTACAGGCCATCCCTTAATAAGTGGGCAAAGGGTAAAATGATGTCTTCTGGGCAACCTGACTCTGGGAAGGGTATTTTATTTATATGAGTATTAAAAATAGGCTTGTGGTTTTGAATGTTAAGCTGAGGTGCTATGTCAGTGTCACTGATGTTCACATTGTGAAGTCATACAAGGACTCAAATCAAACGTCTGTCTGCCGCCGCCGTGCTCCCCCCCCGTGGTACAGATGGCTTTTATAACTATTTTTGTATCATTTCTATTTTTAGGTAGGGTTTACAAGACCATTGTCCATATTTTATGCCCACAGAAGACAAAAGTACAGTTAGGTCAGTGTTGAGTGTATatgaaagactgcagaaagacctggataggttgcaagggagggctaacaaaaacaggatgcgtttcaatacagacaagtgcagggtgctgcacttgggcagtagtaaccagcagcacacttataagatgggaaactcccttcttgagagcacggaggcagaaagggatcttggagtcatcattgactccaagatgaacatgggccaacaatgcgaggtcacggtcagcagggctaaccggaccttatcg encodes the following:
- the FN3KRP gene encoding ketosamine-3-kinase isoform X5 → MFEGEMASLEALLKTQTIKVPKPIKVIDLPGGTTLFVMEHLEMKGLNRHSGKLGQQLADLHLHNQKIGERLKKEGNTVGTVNSCKSQGETDVQFVDQFGFNTVTCCGYLPQVNDWQNDWVTFFATQRIQPQMDMIEKNSGDREARELWAQLQLKIPSLFCDMEIIPALLHGDLWGGNVAEDDSGPIIFDPASFYGHSEYELAIAGMFGGFNSSFYSAYHSKIPKAPGFEKRLKLYQLFHYMNHWNHFGTGYRGSSLSIMRNLVK